The following DNA comes from Candidatus Krumholzibacteriota bacterium.
AGCTCAAGGAAAGGATGAAAGGGAGAAGATGGGCCGATATAACACTCCTGGAGACTCTCGAGGACGCGCTGATCAGATCTTCCAAATATTCGAGCAAGGTCGAGGAACTCTACATGGAGGTGATCAGGCGCAGCAAGCTGATGAATCTGCTCAGCGAGGTCAGCAAGATCATAGCTCATCTGGATAAAGAGGAAGATATCATACTAGCGATCCTCACTGTCATAACTGCAAGGGAGGGGCTCGGATTCAACAGGGCGTTCATTTTTCTGAGAGGGAACGAGTATGACCTTCTCAGGGGAAAATATGCCCTTGGCCCGTCGACTCCGGAAGAGGCGGTCAATATCTGGAAGATCCTGGACAAGGATACGAAAGGTTCGATCGAGAAGTTGGTCGCCAAGGGTAAGAAGCTTCACTATCTCAAAAACAGCCTACTGACAAAACTGACAAGCGGGTTGAGTATCCCGACCGAAGGGGACAGCGGGATCATTTTCAGGGGACTCGACGAGATCAGATTCGTTAAAAGAGAAGACCTGACCACAGAAAACGACCTTGTAATCGCGGACTCTCTAGGGCTTGAGGATTTCTGCGTATGCCCGATCGCCACTGCCAAGGACAGGCTCGGGCTCGTCATTGTCGACAACAAGTTCACCGGGAAAGAGGTGACGCCGGAAGACGCGCACCTTTTAGAAATGATCGTAAGCCACGCAACTTCATCGCTTAAGGCGGCGCAGTTAAAGGAGTCTCTAAGGACTAATGTCGAGAGCCTCAAATCGGCATACAGAAAGTTGAAAGCGAACGAGGAAAGAATGATGAAAGCTGAGCGTCTCGCGATATCTGGCGAGATGACCTCTTCGGTCATTCATGAGATAAAAAACCCTCTCGTCTCGATCGGCGGATTCACCAGGAATCTTCTCAAGACCGGAGATTTCAACGAAAAAGACAGGGAGAAACTCGAAATCATCCTCAACGAGACGATCCGGCTGGAGACCTACCTTGAGAGTCTCAGTTCGAGCGTCAGCGAACTCAATATCGAGGACAGTAATATCAACCAGATACTCGAGGATAACTGCAATCTTCTTGAGAATGAATTCGAGGAGAAGAAGGTGAGGCTTTTTAAAAGCTTTGATCCGAATCTTCCTTACGCTCCTGTCGACCACGTCAAGATACACGAAGTATTCCTCAATATCTTCCAGAACTCCCTTGAGGCGGTCGACATGGAAGGATCGATATGGGTCAGAACGATCTATTCCACTGAGTCTAAAAGCGTTATCATAGAGATCTCGGATGACGGTTCGGGCATAGGGCAGGACCAGATGACCAGGATATTCACACCGTTCTTTACGACGAAGGAGAAAGGATCTGGACTCGGCCTCGCTTTCGCCCAGAGGATAATCAAGGACCATGGCGGGAATATAGCCGTCTCGAGCGTAAAGGGGCGAAAAACCTCATTTATCATCACTCTGCCCTCGGTACACTGCCGATTCATTGAAATTCACGAGTCTGCAATTGACAAATCGTCGTAAAACGTTTACCCTCCTTAATCTGTGTTAGGATTGGAGCCGCCTTCAACCGCGGCCGCGATTATTATCTGTGAGATTTTTATATGGATGGCGAAAAAGGCATAATAATGCTCTTCACCGGAAACGGCAAGGGGAAGACTACCGCTTCTCTCGGAGCCGCGATGAGAGCGGCCGGCCATAATTCTCGCGTTTTCATGATCCAGTTCATGAAAGGCAGGCTCTACGGAGAACTTGCCGCGGCAGAGGCGCTCGACAACCTGACAATCGAACAGCATGGCCGGGACGAATTCGTAGATCCTGAAGACCCGGAACAGATCGATATCGATCTGGCCAGGGGCGGTTGGAAAAGAATGCTCGAAGTCGTGGAGGAGGGTCTCTTCGATATGATCATTCTCGATGAGATCAACGTAGCCGTCTCTTTCGGATTGATCCCTCTCGAGGAAGTCATTCGATTCCTTGAAAGCAGGCCTGAAGATCTCGACGTCATCCTGACCGGCAGGTACGCTCCCGATGAGTTGGTCGAGCTTGCCGATACTGTGACAGAGATGCGTGAGATCAAACATCATTACAACCAGGGTGTGCAGATGAGGAAAGGGATCGAGTTTTGACAGGAAAAGATATTTCTCTTTTCCAACGGGACCAGAGTCGGAGTCTCAGTCAGACCACGATCCAGCAAGGTGACAGATGAGGCCAGGATACGACATAGACAAGCTTCTCGAACGATTCGACGCGGGACAGGTCGCCGCCGCGGC
Coding sequences within:
- the cobO gene encoding cob(I)yrinic acid a,c-diamide adenosyltransferase; amino-acid sequence: MDGEKGIIMLFTGNGKGKTTASLGAAMRAAGHNSRVFMIQFMKGRLYGELAAAEALDNLTIEQHGRDEFVDPEDPEQIDIDLARGGWKRMLEVVEEGLFDMIILDEINVAVSFGLIPLEEVIRFLESRPEDLDVILTGRYAPDELVELADTVTEMREIKHHYNQGVQMRKGIEF